One Triplophysa rosa linkage group LG8, Trosa_1v2, whole genome shotgun sequence genomic window, GAGCCGCCTGCAGTGCCGCCTGTAGGCTGAAACTAAACTTCTTCTCCTGCTCAACATCCTTCAATAAATATTCATCAGCAGAAAGGAAATGGCCGGCTTTGCCACACTGAGTGGAAAGAGGGAGTTCTTATGATGaagttaaagcaacactagagaGTTTTTCgatcttaaaataatctctcaaaaattattttagtggtaggacaactcttaactggacgaattttactgccgctgctacctaagcaaccctctatcggctgaaatcacacttgtaactttggtgtgcgggtaggttcacaagccccgcccatcacctgctttacggcatacgagttttactcgtagcctgggtgaagttagccaacagctaaCAATAAGACGAAACGATCTGGTTCAACGCAAGTCTCCAAatcatcaccatggcagagccagcaaaaaaaacaaagaggaaaagagtGTGATCGGACACAAGCCCaaacacgaatcaatatctgatggacttacactcggtggcgcgagctgcaagaggcaacgggttgcaaaacggatggagacctagcctTCCTGGCTGCTACTGAATTTGAAAGTCTTATATGTAGGCTACATTtttcttactgtcctgtactttttaGCCTATTAGTTATTAGGCTGTGCTCAGGTTCTTTTTTGGAGCACTAACGTTACTGGTTCACAGCGACAGTATTTTCGACactgataacagacaattgcgcttatcaaccacatgggggaaccataaGCAAAAGTTCTCTAATGTTGCTTTAAGTTCAATAACACTTACTAGTTAGTTATATTCACATAATGTAGTCATGAAATGTTAGTTCTGCTTAAATATCTTAGACATAGTTTAACTGGGCAACCGACAcgtaaaacatgtttattaacCAGCCCCTTACCTTCTTGAGCCAGTCAGGGGTCACAATAGGCACTCCTCTGGCAATTGCACATAGAAATTTAACAGTGCGTCTAGCTTTATCGGTCACCAGGTGAGTCATATCATTCACCCCCTTTGCCAGGCTGCCACCCAACTGGGCTACCACTCTTTCTCCATCCTCATCCGTCAGCCCAGTAAATAAAACCTAGAACAGATGAGATATTGAGGTTTTGAGATGTGATGCACTCATTGATAAAACTGGACTTTGAATGCgtgtatgtgagtgtgtgtgtgacctttTGCATCTGACTGGCTGTGGAACGTCTTGGTGTCTTAGGTGCGGGTGGCGGAGTCTCTACTGAGGATGTGCTGGCAGTGGCTGTTCTCTTACGCCCTCTACTGTTGGTTTGAGGCACGACAGCCTCTTCGACTACCTCTTCATCTTGCTTAGTGTTTATCTCAACATTTGTTCCTTTCATGCTTCCTTTCCCCCTGCCCCTTCCTGGGGTTTTAGGTTGGAAAACTTCCTCCTCTGGTTCTGGTAATTTCACGCTCTTCCCGCCTCTTCCTCTACCTCTCGTCACTTGATTTTGAGTTCCAATGCTATTAGACGATCTGTCAGAACTTCTAGAACTAGAGCGAGATCGGGAAGGAGTTATGGACCCCTGCTCTGTTTCTTCAACATCATCAGCAGGCCCTGGGATGGTTTTTCTCCTGCCGCTTTGTCTGCCACCAACTGGCTGTTCGGTAGTTGTCGGTCTCCCTCTGCCCCGCCCTGGGGTTTTAGGTTGGAAAACTTCCTCCTCTGGTTCTGGTAATTTCACGCTCTTCCTGCCTCTTCCTCTACCTCTCGTCACTTGATTTTGAGTTCCAATGCTATTAGATGATCTGTCAGCACTTCTAGAACTAGAGCGAGATCGGGAAGGAGTTATGGACCCCTGCTCTGTTTTTTCAACATCATCAGCAGGCCCTGGGATGGTTTTTCTCCTGCCGCTTTGTCTGCCACCAACTGGCTGTTCGGTAGTTGTCGGTCTcccttggccccgccccctgcCCCTCCCTCTGCCTCTCTGACTGGACTGCTCCTGTTGTGATGATACTGATTGTTCCGAGTTCACAGAGGAGTTAGAATGGCGGCGTGATCGTCTGACAGGGACATCATCATTGGGAGAAACTACAAAAGCGTTTAgctctgtgtttttctcctCCAGCGTCTCATTCTTTTGTTCTTCCTGTTGGTTTGTGTCTTTTTGTTCGCTTTTCAGTTGTGCTTGTGCTGCCATCTCAAGCATCTCATTTTCTTGTCTCTCCTTCTCTAATTGTTCTCTCTCCACCTCTAGTCTTTGTAAATGCTCCTTCTCTTTTAGCTCTTTCTCCATCTTCTCTCTCTGGATTCTTTCCTCCTCTTCCTTTTCAAGCCGTTGTCTCTCTAATTTTTCTTTCAACTCTTTTTCCAACCGATCTTTTTCCCTCTTTAATTGGTCCATTCTCTCATTTTCTTCTTTCTGCTTTTCCTCTTCTTCCCTTTTCAGTCGTTCTTTCTCTTCTAATTCCTTCTGCTCTCGTTCGAGCTTTtgcctttctctctcttcaggTTCTTCATTTTCCCTTCTTTCACATTCCAATCTCTCTTGTTCCTCTCTTTCTAATCTCGCTCTCGCCTCCTGTTCTTGCAGCTCCTTTTCAAGTTTCTCTTTCTCCTCTTGGACATTGTTCTCGATGTTCTCCACCAATTCTTCCTCTCCTACCTTTTCCGTACATTTCTGTTTCATTCCAGTCCTTCTTGTTCCCCACCttcttgttttttcttcttcactttcctcctcttcctcagatAATGCTCTTCTCCTATTTCTTTTCCCCTCCTGCCCTTTCCTAGCTCTTCCTGGGCCTTTAGAAGACGTACCCGACTCATTTTCCTGATCTGTCTTctcttttctttgttttctgcCACCAGTTTTTCTCGTCTGACATGAGCTCCCTGCATTTGCAGGGTCTTCTTCGACAACGTTGAGATCAGAATTTGGTTCATGGGACTCTGCAGGTTCAGCTTCATCTGTTTGTCTTCCTCTGCGGGATCTCTTAGATCTGATGCCACTGTTCACATCTTCCTCCTCAGTTTTTTCCTCAGACTCAGCAGGTTGTGGAACGTCGTCCTTTTTACTTGGTCTCCCCCTGCGATTCCTTCTGGATTTCATTCCGACGTTCAGATCTTCatcgtttttattttcttcCTCGCAAATTGGTTGAGATTCTGAAATAGTGTGATGGACAACACCCTCAGCAGGCTGTGAGACCTCCTCTTGTTTTTTTGGTCTTCCTCTGCGTGATCTTCTGCTAGATATCTTACTACTGAGCTCTTTGTCCTGTCCTTCATCTTCCTCATGCACAGGCTGTGTTTTTTGGAGTTGGTTAGATCTGTCTGGACCTGCATTATTCTGATCTTCCTGTGGTGTCTCTTGTTCCTCACACATAGGCTGTGTTTCAGTGACAGTAATGGCAGGCGGGGAGGGGGTTTCAGGATGCTCCACAGGTTTATTTTCATCTAGATTTGTGGAACTGGAAATTTTATCAGTGAGCTGTGTTGATTCATGTTCTTTTGCCTGTCTTGTGTCTAGTTTCCCAGAGTTTACCTCAATCTTTAGCTCTTCCTCAAACACAGGTTGTGTTTCAGCAATGGTGACATGAGAGCTAGACGGTTCTTCTCTAATATTTTTGGGTTCATCATGTGTGTTTCTGCTGCTGACAGCACTGTTAAGACCTTCATCAGATGTCCCTTCACCCTCACACATTGGCTGCGTTTCAGCAATGACAAGATGGGAAGCCGAGCTTTTATTAACCTGTGTAGATTCATGTTCTTCTCCCTGCGGTCTCCTAGAGTTGACCCGATCCTTCAGATCCGTATTTAGTGTTTCATCTTCCTCAAACATAGGTTGTGTTTCAGCAATTGTGACATGGGAACTAGAGGGTTCTTCTCTAagatgtttgtgttcatcttcACCTGTATGCTTGCTAGTGGTCGCACTGTTTTGACCTTCATTTGAAGCATATTCATCCTCACACATCGGTTGTGTTTCAGCAATGATGAGTTGAGAGGTGGAGttggttttatatttttgcatCCTTCCCCCAACATGGCTCCTCTTTCTACCCCAATTAATATTCTCCTTCTCACAATCTTGTGTTTCATCGATGGTATCAGCCTCCACCAACTGGACCGGCTCACTCTGATCCACCTCTTTCTCTTCTCCCTCCCAAATGAGTTGCGTTGGGGCAGTGAAGAGAGCGAAATGTTGCGTCTGCTCGTCTCGTCTTGGGGTGCTGGCGAGGATCAGAGTGTCTGCTGTGGAGAGGTTAAAGTCATCTGGCATCTCTTCATCATAATCTTCATCATTACTCTTTGCTGTAGGGATGAGCTGTGTTTCAGCAGTGGAAAGGTTTGAGTGAACTTCACTACGACTGAGAGGCTCCTCTTCGTCCTCTCTGCCTGTATCTGCTCCGTATGCCTGTGTAGCCTCAAGATCCACTTCCTTTGGCATGATACCAGCATTGGCTCCAGTACCCCCTGAGTATGGAAATAAAGACATAAAATACAAcagtttttaatagttttgtaAATATAGTGGGATTAATTACAGTCTGGGTGTTGGGAGTAAAatcatgcaaaaatgaaagctaTCATTTACTCATACACCTGCTACAACAGTATCAAACCATGGTGACTTtatagaacacaaaaggaaatttagttttcttttttgcCCAAATGCCTTTCTGGGAAAATACTCATGTTGCACACCACACactatttgaaatttggcagaaacACTGttattagttcacagaatgtttttttttctatgtataTATTTGCTTATCAAATTTAAAGATAAATATATGAATGgatctttaaaaatatgtttgtctGAGGTATTGAAATTTGTATTTAGAAATGTGAAATTGCACTGGTATCTAAAACAGACATATTTCCAGCAAAACCACTATAATGTGATACATATcattattgtgaaataaaatgtctttatttgtttttttaagattttggTCATATCGCCCAACTTAGTTTAATAGGAAATGCATTTTTAGGCATTTATTTGAAAGGTAATGTAAAAATCAATGAATTACATAAAAAGActgtaaataatatttcataAGTAGGATTTGAATGGGATGGTTACCGTATGCCTGTGTGGGCTGTAGGTCCCAGTCGTCTAAGTTGTCAAAAGCTAGGGTGGGTTCCTCATGATGATTATGTGCTTGGAAAGGATGGGTTTGTTTATGGGTGCTTTTTTCTGGTTGCTCTACTTTGCTGCCTGTAGAAACCTTTTGATTCTCTGCAACCTTGCCTGGTAAAGACTTGAAAGGATCCTCATTATCTTCTTCATCTACATCTGTGTCACTGTCCATGCAGCACTTTGCCCCTGGGTTTGAGGCAAGTCTGATGTCACTATCCTTTACGGCTGGATGTGAAACCTCTGTGGCTGTGGGAACATCCATGGGATTGTCATCTTCTACATCAGTGTCGCTGTCCAAGTGTATTTCCGCATGAGCAGATAGAGGGCTTTCTGAAACTGCTACAACTTTGGGAGGTTCAGCATTATGGGTGGCATCATTCTCCTCGACATCAGTATCACTGTCCATATGAAGATCTGATGAGGTTAGAGGTTCCACCTCTGGAGCTTGTTTAATCTGAGTCTCTGTTTCACTCTTGCTTTTCTCTGTCTCCTCTTCCTCAACATCAGTATCACTATGCATGTGAAGATCAGCTGAAGTTACAGATTCCACCCTTGAAGCTTCTTTATTAAGAGCCTGTTGTTCACTCTTGCTTTTCTCTGTCTCCTCTTCCTCAACATCAGTATCACTATCCATGTGAAGATCAGCTGAAGTTACAGATTCCACCCTTGAAGCTTCTTTATTAAGAGCCTGTTGTTCAGTCTTACTTTTCTCGGTCTCCTCTTCCTCAACATCAGTATCACTATCTAAATGAAGACCAGTTGAAGATACCGTTTCCTTTAAATGTACTTTCTGAGCTTCAGGTTCAGCTTTGCTGTTATCAGTCTCCTCTTCCTCTACATCAGTATCACTGTCCATATGTAGATCACCTAAATATACAGGTTCCACCTTTGAAGCTACTTTAGTGTGAGCATCTGCTCCATTCCTGTCTCTGTCCGTCTCCTCTTCCTCAATATCAGTGTCACTGTCTAAGTTTAGAGCCAGCGGGCCAGTCTTAGAGGAGTCTGAACAGACTTCACTGAAGCTGTCTTTCACTTTAAATTGGTCCATTGTGGCTGAAGATGGAGTAATGGAGCTCTCATCCTCACTGTGAagacaaaaaggaaaaatatgGTCAAACTCATTTTAAGCAGAGAACAAATAAAGATACTTGTACAACATATTGGCCATTGGATGATGGCAATCCTGATTGGCAGTACTGATCTAGCATTGAGTTTTCACACTGACAATGTTTCTGCTGTGTAACTGAGCTTCAgctataaacataaaaatgggGCAAAGCATTTGTATCTGCATGTGGGTATTTGTGTTAAGTATGATGAAAGAGTTATTTTTGATACGATAATATAAAATACCCTATGTAGTAACATTCTGTCTTTTTTAGACTAGTTACACATTAAAAGTAAACCCTCCATACCTTTCTGGAATTACTTTTTTGGCTGGGGTCAGGAATGTTGAATCTGAAGGGCTTACCAGATGTGAGGAGGATGCCGAGTCTGAAACTAAagtaagaagaaaaacaaaacatgaaaacgtatttaaaggaaaagttctcctcaaaatcaaaattgagttattttttactcGCCCACATGACTTTCAGCATGTTTGAAGACCTCCTggcatcttcggaacacaaatatagatattttaggagacatccgagagatttccaggcctcctcatagacatcatggttatagttgttgtcactGTCCTGAAAAGTACATCGTTAAATTgatccatccgctcatagtggctcaactgaatttttttgaagcgacgagaatactttatgtacgaaaacaaaccaaaataaggactttaatcgatatattttCAAACCGAATGAGCACGCGtcaaagtgctctcgtgaacgcgcaccatagactgacaagacaggagaGCTTGCCCCCGCtgcaagacagaggagaatatatcgatcacagtagttattttggtttgtttttcacacataaagtattctcgtcgcttcaaaaaaattcaattgagccactacgagcggatggaccaatttaacgacgtctttagtacttttcttgaccttgacaacaactataaccatgatgcgtatgaggaggcctggaaatctctcggatgtcacttaattatctttatttgtgttccgaaaatgccgggaggtcttaaaacatgttttaaaaaaacaacctcatgtgggcgagtaaaaaataacacaattttgattttgaggtgaacttttcctttaactacagtacatctcACTATAATAAATGTTCTTTAGCTTATGTTTCACCCACCTACATCTCTCTTCTCATCTGTAGCACTCTCTCCATCTGAACCCGAGTCAGAATCAGGCACCAGGGTGATCTCAGGCTGCTTGTAAGCTGGCTGTGGTGAACAAAGGCTGACTGCACTCTTAGGTTCTTCTTCCTCAGGACTCCATAAAGGCACGGGAGGCAAGGCACCTCTCACGTTCTCATTCAGCACTCCTTTCCTTATCTTTGGCTCTGAATGACTGCTGGGCACTGATGGACTTTCCTTTTTCTCATGCTTGAGTGCTCCTTTCTCCTTTGGAACTGACTGTGTGTCTCTTTTCGAAACGTGTAGCCTGATATATTGGCACGGAATGTCAGCAACTACCACACTGTCTCCCTCGGCCAAAGCGTATCTCACTTGAGGCGTCAGCTTTAATCTGCCTTTTCTGGTTCCATTTAAACTGCCAGTGTCCCATAATAGTGCTTCAACGGCTTCGATGTCACTGGGACGATTGTTACTAGAGCGGAACACAGAGATGGAGATGACAGCATGGCGACCAGACACAGATCGGGCCGGAAGCAGAACAGAACAGGCAACAGGATCACGACCCAAGACGTTTTCGCCAACGTAGAGAGGGAATTCTGATTGTGAGAGAAGTGGAAAAgatatcatttcaaacattgaataatattaaattgtcaAAAACTTTAAATGTAGGAAACAATGGCACAATGAGATGTTGTGTGAATGATTTTCTCTCACCTGTCTCTGGAACGTGGTCATTTTTAAACACCTTCAGTGTTGCCACCTGTTCTCTTTTTGATCCTTCCTTGTTCTCTTctttctcatcatcatcatcttcttcttcttcaGTGAAAGGATCTTCAATCTGTTGAGTAGCATCCATCCTGTCCACTGGCAAAACTTTCAGATGAGACGATCGTTAGCACAAAAGCATGTGGTTGTTAAAGATACGATTTTCAAAGCAAATAAGTCTGACGTAGCTAggtttttgttactttttaaacattataACTAAGCAACACAAACAGCATCAATCTCATTGGTCTGATCAAAGACGATGCATATGTGATAGTTTCATTTATGTGTCTAAGGACACGAGACACTGCTTTAATTATAGTTTAATCGATAAAGCTTTCAAAATGCGTTCACACTGGCACCGGAGCTTATTAATAATCTAGAATGCAATGTATGCACATGTGGTCAGAAAGATTTAGAGATAAATAACATCCAATCGCTACACAAAAACATGCCAAACGCAAAGTATAATGTGTGTATATGCAGATATATCGAACTTGAtcattgtatttaataaaaacatgccCTTACGTACCGTGCATACAACTTGCAGATTATTTCCTGAAGACAAAGAACCGCCTTTTACTCGAACATTACCGATTCGCTGGTAAAGCTGTCTGTCAGAGATTAAACCCTCGCTGATTGGCTAGATATTC contains:
- the mdc1 gene encoding mediator of DNA damage checkpoint protein 1; the encoded protein is MHVLPVDRMDATQQIEDPFTEEEEDDDDEKEENKEGSKREQVATLKVFKNDHVPETEFPLYVGENVLGRDPVACSVLLPARSVSGRHAVISISVFRSSNNRPSDIEAVEALLWDTGSLNGTRKGRLKLTPQVRYALAEGDSVVVADIPCQYIRLHVSKRDTQSVPKEKGALKHEKKESPSVPSSHSEPKIRKGVLNENVRGALPPVPLWSPEEEEPKSAVSLCSPQPAYKQPEITLVPDSDSGSDGESATDEKRDVVSDSASSSHLVSPSDSTFLTPAKKVIPESEDESSITPSSATMDQFKVKDSFSEVCSDSSKTGPLALNLDSDTDIEEEETDRDRNGADAHTKVASKVEPVYLGDLHMDSDTDVEEEETDNSKAEPEAQKVHLKETVSSTGLHLDSDTDVEEEETEKSKTEQQALNKEASRVESVTSADLHMDSDTDVEEEETEKSKSEQQALNKEASRVESVTSADLHMHSDTDVEEEETEKSKSETETQIKQAPEVEPLTSSDLHMDSDTDVEENDATHNAEPPKVVAVSESPLSAHAEIHLDSDTDVEDDNPMDVPTATEVSHPAVKDSDIRLASNPGAKCCMDSDTDVDEEDNEDPFKSLPGKVAENQKVSTGSKVEQPEKSTHKQTHPFQAHNHHEEPTLAFDNLDDWDLQPTQAYGGTGANAGIMPKEVDLEATQAYGADTGREDEEEPLSRSEVHSNLSTAETQLIPTAKSNDEDYDEEMPDDFNLSTADTLILASTPRRDEQTQHFALFTAPTQLIWEGEEKEVDQSEPVQLVEADTIDETQDCEKENINWGRKRSHVGGRMQKYKTNSTSQLIIAETQPMCEDEYASNEGQNSATTSKHTGEDEHKHLREEPSSSHVTIAETQPMFEEDETLNTDLKDRVNSRRPQGEEHESTQVNKSSASHLVIAETQPMCEGEGTSDEGLNSAVSSRNTHDEPKNIREEPSSSHVTIAETQPVFEEELKIEVNSGKLDTRQAKEHESTQLTDKISSSTNLDENKPVEHPETPSPPAITVTETQPMCEEQETPQEDQNNAGPDRSNQLQKTQPVHEEDEGQDKELSSKISSRRSRRGRPKKQEEVSQPAEGVVHHTISESQPICEEENKNDEDLNVGMKSRRNRRGRPSKKDDVPQPAESEEKTEEEDVNSGIRSKRSRRGRQTDEAEPAESHEPNSDLNVVEEDPANAGSSCQTRKTGGRKQRKEKTDQENESGTSSKGPGRARKGQEGKRNRRRALSEEEEESEEEKTRRWGTRRTGMKQKCTEKVGEEELVENIENNVQEEKEKLEKELQEQEARARLEREEQERLECERRENEEPEERERQKLEREQKELEEKERLKREEEEKQKEENERMDQLKREKDRLEKELKEKLERQRLEKEEEERIQREKMEKELKEKEHLQRLEVEREQLEKERQENEMLEMAAQAQLKSEQKDTNQQEEQKNETLEEKNTELNAFVVSPNDDVPVRRSRRHSNSSVNSEQSVSSQQEQSSQRGRGRGRGRGQGRPTTTEQPVGGRQSGRRKTIPGPADDVEKTEQGSITPSRSRSSSRSADRSSNSIGTQNQVTRGRGRGRKSVKLPEPEEEVFQPKTPGRGRGRPTTTEQPVGGRQSGRRKTIPGPADDVEETEQGSITPSRSRSSSRSSDRSSNSIGTQNQVTRGRGRGGKSVKLPEPEEEVFQPKTPGRGRGKGSMKGTNVEINTKQDEEVVEEAVVPQTNSRGRKRTATASTSSVETPPPAPKTPRRSTASQMQKVLFTGLTDEDGERVVAQLGGSLAKGVNDMTHLVTDKARRTVKFLCAIARGVPIVTPDWLKKCGKAGHFLSADEYLLKDVEQEKKFSFSLQAALQAALRQPLLKGYEIHVTPSVMPEPSQMKEIITCCGARFLPKMPSAHKDQTVVVSCEQDRALCEKASRMSLPVVSTEFLLTGILQQKVDWQAYSLTSSLNAANQTAAPKAPARGRRK